Part of the Caulobacter sp. SL161 genome is shown below.
CAGGTTCAGGTGCGCCAGCACCCGCTCGGCGTGGCCGACCGAGCCGTTGGTGAAGATCAGTCGCCGGCCGGGCAGGGCGGCGATCGCCGCGCGAAGGGCCGGATCAGGCGTCAGGCAGTCCAGCGAGACATCATGCACCTCGTCGAGGAAGCGCGAGGGCTCGATCCCGTGATTGGCCATCAGCCCGGCCAGGGTGGTGCCGTGCTCGGTGAAATAGCCATGCTGCAGGGCCCGCGCCTCGTCGCGCGGCAAGCCGGTCTCGCGCGCCACGAAATCCGTCATCTTGGCCTCGATGAGGCCCATGAACTGGGTCTCGATCGGGTAGAGCGTGTTGTCGAGGTCGAACAGCCAGGTGTCGACGTGGGAAAGGTCCGCGCTCATCGCTTGATGAGCGTGCCCGCGCCGTGCTCGCTGAACAGCTCGACCAGCATGGCGTGCGGGCGGCGGCCGTCCAGGATGACAACAGCCTCGACACCGGCTTCGATCGCGTGGATGGCGTTCTCCAGCTTCGGGATCATGCCGCCGGTGGCCACGCCCGTGTCGATCAACGCGCGCGCCTGTTCGATCGTCATTTCACGGATCAGTTCGCCGTTGCCGTCGAGCACGCCCTTGATGTCGGTCAGCATGAGCATGCGCTTGGCCTTCAGCGCGCCCGCCAGCGCGCCGGCCACCGTGTCGGCGTTGATGTTGAAGGTGTCGCCAGCCGGCGAAACGCCGATCGGCGCGACGACCGGGATATAGTCGTGCTCCGAGGTCAGCAGGGCCTCGATCAGCTGCGGATCAACCTTCGTCGGTTCACCGACAAAGCCAAGGTCGACGGCCTGCTCGATATTGCTGTCGGGGTCCTTCTTGGTCCGGGTCACCTTTTCGGCGGTGATCAGACGGGCGTCCTTGCCCGACAGGCCCACGCCGCGCACGTCGGCTTCGGCGCCGGCCAGCGTGATCCAGTTGGCGATTTCCTTGTTGATCGCGCCCGAGAGAACCATCTCGGCGACTTCCATCGTCGCTTCGTCAGTAACCCGCAGACCGTCGACGAAAGTCGACTTCACGCCTGCCTTATCGAGCATACGGCTGATCTGCGGGCCGCCGCCATGGACGACCACCGGATGCACGCCCAGCAGCTTCAGGAGCACCGCGTCGGCGGCGAAGACCTTGGCCACATCTTCCTGGCCCATCGCGTGACCGCCGTATTTGATCACCACCGTCTCGCGGTCGTAGATCTGGATGTAGGGCAGGGCCTCGGCCAGGGTCTTGGCGGTGGCCCAGCCAGCTTCCTCGGCGACGTCGGTCAAGGCGGCGGTCCTCGATGCGGAAAAGAGCGGCGCCTCGATAGCGGACCCCGCCCCCCCTGTCATCAAAAACGACGGCGCTGAATCCTCTGGCGGCGCGATCGAGCCGACGCTTCAACATGAGGATGGCGGTGGACATCGGCAGGTATGCCGGGTTCGGCGGAACCGCGAGCCGCGAGGCCCAGCAGCCGGATCAAGTCAGGGTGTCGACCACGCCCCACCGGTCTGCGTAGGCCGGAGCGAGGGTGAGGCCCGCCGGCGCCGGTCCGGGCGCGTGTCCTACGGTCAAGCAAATGGCCAGATAGCCCAGGGCGCTCTTCACCCCGTGTCCGGAATAGGGCTTGCCGATCACCCCGCATGCGCCGGCGAAGTCGTCAGGCAAGCGCTTGACATTGGCGGTCATGAACAGGGCGACGCCGCCGCAATCCTTGGCGATCCTGCGCGCCACCTCCACACCGGTAGGCCCATCGCTGAGATGAACATCGATAAGCGCGAGGTCAGGATGCAACTGCCGGGCCAGCGTCACGGCCTCGTCCGAACTCATGGCGCAGCCGAGCGAATGGAAACCGGCCTCCTCGATCAGATGTTCCAGCTCGATGGCGAGAAGCATCTCGTCTTCGACAATCAGAACATCGAGCGCTGGCCGGCTCATGATCAAAAGCGTCCTTGGCTATTGCGTCCCATTGATGGGCAACAGAACGACCACGCGGGTTCCAGGTTCCGCATCGGTGGCCTCCCATTTCGCCTTCAGCTGCTGGCAGAGCAGCTGGACGATCGTGAGGCCGAAGCCGGAAGCCCTGGTTTCCCTATCCTGACCAACGCCGTCGTCGGTGATTTCGATCCGGAAGTCGCCGTTCAGGCGCGATAAACCGACAAAAATGCGGCCGCCGCGGCCCTCGGGAAAGCCGTGCCGCAGGGCGTTGGTCAGC
Proteins encoded:
- a CDS encoding pyrimidine 5'-nucleotidase translates to MSADLSHVDTWLFDLDNTLYPIETQFMGLIEAKMTDFVARETGLPRDEARALQHGYFTEHGTTLAGLMANHGIEPSRFLDEVHDVSLDCLTPDPALRAAIAALPGRRLIFTNGSVGHAERVLAHLNLRDLFSELFAIETADYVPKPALATFDRICKLHDIDPPMTAFFEDSEKNLVPASRLGMTTVLVGPHAAASTSEHVHFRTNDLAEFLSSARLQGSPA
- the argB gene encoding acetylglutamate kinase, with product MTDVAEEAGWATAKTLAEALPYIQIYDRETVVIKYGGHAMGQEDVAKVFAADAVLLKLLGVHPVVVHGGGPQISRMLDKAGVKSTFVDGLRVTDEATMEVAEMVLSGAINKEIANWITLAGAEADVRGVGLSGKDARLITAEKVTRTKKDPDSNIEQAVDLGFVGEPTKVDPQLIEALLTSEHDYIPVVAPIGVSPAGDTFNINADTVAGALAGALKAKRMLMLTDIKGVLDGNGELIREMTIEQARALIDTGVATGGMIPKLENAIHAIEAGVEAVVILDGRRPHAMLVELFSEHGAGTLIKR
- a CDS encoding response regulator, which codes for MSRPALDVLIVEDEMLLAIELEHLIEEAGFHSLGCAMSSDEAVTLARQLHPDLALIDVHLSDGPTGVEVARRIAKDCGGVALFMTANVKRLPDDFAGACGVIGKPYSGHGVKSALGYLAICLTVGHAPGPAPAGLTLAPAYADRWGVVDTLT